The following are encoded in a window of Candidatus Zixiibacteriota bacterium genomic DNA:
- a CDS encoding insulinase family protein, with protein MKTICLVATVASLLSLGNALGQFDLDIETTVLPNSLTLLTYVDTTVPTVSYQTFINAGSRDETKPGASGIAHVFEHMMFRGTEKHPDYDEAVSYMGPQTNAYTSEDYTCYFVNAKAEFLDQIIEVEYDRVRNLLFTQEAFRRELGPVKEERRRGVDDDAGGYIYQELNRLAYRKHTYRHPVIGWEQDLEKNLKYADAADFRKLFYVPNYTTIVISGNFDRAKTEELVLQYYGDWKPSLPPTSQVRQEPKQDKKRRKDFEWKDSHTPARMLVAYKAPDLNFDSPDLVALQVLSNILFSKTGRLVKRLKTDQSMVEDISGQMDGRKDTGLFLIDASLKPGQEFDSVLAIIESELSEITKNGVTEDELARAVNPMKSRFLFRLSTPARVGGTIGYYQMTGGDYRMMFKYYDMLGSLKVGDIRAAATAYLQPINSTIVTLSPLPSNQGDTAL; from the coding sequence ATGAAAACGATCTGCCTGGTTGCAACAGTCGCTTCACTTTTGAGTCTTGGGAATGCATTGGGTCAGTTCGATCTCGACATAGAAACGACCGTCCTCCCCAATAGCCTGACTCTTCTGACCTATGTAGACACTACCGTGCCTACGGTATCGTATCAGACGTTTATCAACGCCGGTTCGCGCGATGAGACCAAGCCGGGCGCTTCCGGTATCGCGCATGTATTCGAGCACATGATGTTCAGGGGAACAGAGAAGCATCCCGACTACGATGAAGCTGTATCGTATATGGGTCCACAGACCAATGCATATACGTCAGAGGACTATACATGCTATTTTGTCAATGCCAAGGCTGAGTTTCTCGATCAGATTATTGAGGTGGAATATGACCGGGTGCGAAACCTCCTATTCACCCAGGAGGCTTTCCGCCGCGAGCTCGGACCGGTCAAGGAGGAGAGGCGCAGAGGAGTTGACGACGATGCCGGAGGGTACATCTATCAGGAATTGAACAGGCTTGCGTACAGGAAGCACACATATCGTCACCCCGTCATAGGATGGGAGCAGGATCTCGAGAAGAACCTCAAGTACGCCGACGCCGCTGACTTCAGAAAGTTGTTCTATGTTCCCAACTACACAACGATCGTAATCAGCGGCAATTTCGATCGTGCAAAGACAGAAGAACTGGTGCTTCAATATTACGGCGACTGGAAGCCGTCACTGCCGCCGACCTCACAGGTGAGACAGGAGCCGAAGCAGGATAAAAAGCGCCGGAAGGATTTCGAATGGAAAGACAGTCACACTCCGGCAAGGATGCTTGTTGCCTACAAAGCGCCCGACCTCAATTTCGACTCACCAGATCTTGTGGCGCTTCAGGTTCTATCCAACATACTATTCTCCAAAACCGGCAGATTGGTCAAAAGGCTTAAGACCGATCAATCAATGGTGGAGGACATCTCAGGACAAATGGACGGCAGAAAGGATACCGGACTCTTTCTGATAGACGCCTCGCTTAAACCGGGACAGGAATTCGACTCTGTCCTCGCGATTATCGAATCCGAGCTAAGCGAGATAACGAAGAACGGCGTGACGGAGGATGAACTTGCCCGGGCGGTCAATCCGATGAAGTCGAGGTTTCTTTTCAGGCTCAGTACTCCAGCCAGAGTCGGTGGCACTATCGGATATTATCAGATGACCGGTGGTGACTACAGGATGATGTTTAAGTACTACGACATGCTCGGTTCACTGAAGGTCGGAGATATCCGCGCTGCTGCAACTGCCTACCTGCAGCCGATAAACTCGACAATAGTCACTCTCTCGCCGCTACCGTCAAACCAGGGAGATACGGCGCTATGA